Proteins encoded by one window of Halomonas sp. SH5A2:
- a CDS encoding diguanylate cyclase domain-containing protein → MNYPILPDEEARLAALYELALLDTPEEPAFDRVTRLVTQLLNVPISTVTLIDAKRQWIKSRVGTELRETSRSVAFCAYTIAETAPLIVEDTQEDPRFADNPLVTEPGGVRFYAGIPLRTSKGLALGSLCAVDTRPRQLSAAEIDALKDLGSIVTDEIHLRERFLFEKQRREASQSSLEALHLDLENQIERRTRELNLVIESACDAYISIDDNDIVLDWNRAATTMFGWTRREALARSIQQLIFPDGMPEGDQQTPATYYATRRDGRQLPVEIRIKSLEIEGKYRRSLFLHDVTERIQLERLRDIEAREDALTQLPNRRALDERLPEAMARTRRQQTALAVLFMDLDGFKAVNDLHGHAAGDELLREIAKRLSAAVRETDYVARWAGDEFVVLLENIALDAAERLARQLIDTIEQPAQLQEAEVHVSASIGVALYKPDVSETTLELLKRADVAMYNAKHAGKAQACMADAPE, encoded by the coding sequence ATGAATTATCCCATCCTGCCCGACGAAGAGGCTCGGCTGGCAGCGCTTTACGAATTGGCGCTGCTGGATACGCCGGAAGAACCTGCATTCGATCGGGTGACGCGTCTGGTTACCCAATTACTGAATGTGCCTATCTCGACCGTTACGCTGATCGACGCCAAGCGGCAATGGATAAAATCTCGTGTGGGAACAGAACTACGTGAAACGTCACGTAGTGTAGCGTTCTGCGCCTATACCATTGCGGAAACTGCGCCGCTGATTGTTGAAGACACCCAAGAAGACCCGCGTTTTGCCGATAATCCGTTGGTGACCGAGCCAGGTGGGGTGCGTTTTTATGCGGGCATTCCGCTACGCACGTCAAAGGGGCTGGCGTTGGGATCACTGTGTGCCGTGGATACCCGGCCGCGACAGCTCAGCGCCGCCGAAATCGACGCGCTGAAGGATCTTGGGTCGATTGTTACCGATGAAATTCATCTGCGCGAGCGGTTTCTATTTGAAAAACAGCGCCGGGAAGCGTCCCAGTCATCGCTCGAAGCGCTACATCTGGATCTCGAAAACCAGATTGAGAGGCGCACCAGAGAGCTGAACCTGGTGATCGAGTCGGCCTGCGACGCCTACATTAGCATTGACGATAACGATATTGTGCTGGACTGGAATCGCGCCGCGACGACGATGTTTGGCTGGACGCGTAGAGAAGCGCTGGCGCGTTCCATTCAGCAACTGATCTTTCCTGATGGTATGCCGGAAGGCGACCAGCAGACGCCCGCCACCTATTACGCCACGCGTCGTGATGGTCGACAGTTGCCGGTGGAAATACGTATCAAGTCGCTGGAAATCGAAGGTAAGTATCGCCGTAGCCTGTTTCTGCACGATGTCACTGAGCGTATACAGCTTGAGCGCCTGCGAGATATAGAGGCGCGCGAAGATGCTCTTACCCAACTGCCCAACAGGCGCGCCCTGGATGAACGGTTGCCGGAGGCGATGGCGCGCACCCGACGCCAGCAAACCGCCCTTGCTGTGCTGTTCATGGACCTGGACGGCTTCAAGGCCGTCAATGATCTGCACGGTCATGCTGCCGGTGACGAGTTGCTGCGTGAAATCGCCAAACGCCTCAGCGCCGCCGTGCGTGAAACCGACTATGTTGCTCGGTGGGCAGGGGATGAATTTGTCGTGCTGCTGGAAAACATCGCGCTTGACGCCGCCGAGCGGCTTGCCCGACAGCTGATCGATACCATTGAACAGCCCGCGCAGCTGCAGGAGGCGGAGGTACATGTCAGCGCCAGCATTGGCGTTGCGCTCTACAAGCCAGACGTAAGCGAAACGACACTGGAGCTGCTCAAACGCGCCGACGTTGCTATGTATAACGCCAAACACGCCGGTAAAGCACAGGCCTGTATGGCCGACGCGCCCGAGTGA
- a CDS encoding magnesium transporter CorA family protein encodes MIRILLTTPEGDVHEGDEQLIDLWRQTPGSHIWVDMQGESQAVEQRLLQDFECHPMAVQDAHKERHPPKIEEFEHHTLIIYRGISSFDAQLNFVPQQVCFFIGERFLVTLHPGEALSIERLFNEQGRTLLAHSPEHVALRVMYLSAGYYLDSLLEFEGALSDLEDELLDNGNDVLMRRITAYRSRLVKMRRIFSYHKGITKELTAYDYAHLPREESETRHAIIDVEERFERLYTLTQMYYDICGDLVDGYISISSHQLNITMRVLTVITAIFVPLTFIAGVYGMNFEYMPELGYRYGYFFVWGVMLGIGGMLIWLFRRKHWF; translated from the coding sequence ATGATTCGGATATTGTTAACGACTCCCGAAGGAGACGTGCACGAAGGCGACGAACAGCTCATCGATCTATGGCGACAAACGCCGGGCAGTCATATCTGGGTGGACATGCAAGGCGAAAGCCAGGCTGTCGAACAGCGTCTTTTGCAAGACTTCGAATGCCACCCGATGGCGGTTCAGGATGCCCATAAAGAGCGTCACCCGCCTAAAATCGAAGAGTTTGAGCATCACACGCTGATCATTTATCGCGGTATCTCCTCGTTCGATGCCCAGTTGAACTTCGTTCCCCAGCAAGTGTGCTTTTTTATCGGCGAGCGCTTTCTGGTCACCCTGCACCCAGGCGAGGCGTTAAGTATAGAGCGTCTGTTCAATGAGCAGGGCCGCACGCTGTTGGCGCACTCTCCAGAGCATGTGGCATTGCGGGTGATGTACCTGTCGGCCGGGTATTACCTCGACAGCCTGCTGGAATTCGAGGGTGCGCTTAGCGATCTTGAAGATGAACTGCTGGATAACGGCAATGATGTCCTGATGCGGCGTATAACGGCCTACCGCTCGCGGCTGGTGAAAATGCGCCGAATCTTCAGTTACCACAAGGGCATTACCAAGGAACTGACCGCCTACGACTATGCGCACCTGCCTCGTGAAGAAAGCGAAACGCGGCACGCGATTATCGATGTGGAAGAGCGCTTTGAGCGGCTCTATACCCTCACGCAAATGTATTACGACATCTGCGGCGATCTGGTCGATGGCTACATTTCGATTTCATCGCACCAACTCAACATCACCATGCGCGTACTGACGGTGATTACCGCTATCTTTGTGCCACTCACCTTTATTGCCGGTGTCTACGGCATGAATTTCGAGTACATGCCCGAGCTTGGCTATCGCTACGGCTATTTCTTTGTCTGGGGGGTAATGCTGGGTATCGGTGGGATGCTTATCTGGCTATTCAGGCGCAAGCACTGGTTTTGA
- a CDS encoding alcohol dehydrogenase catalytic domain-containing protein yields MADSITSSTPTTMAAMLLTGHGGIEKLEYRQDVATPKPQAGQVLVQVTATAKNNTDRKAREGLYPTKDKGDVTSFAMGGEATLTFPRIQGADVAGRIVAVGEGVDTSRIGERGLLDFNLYADERRDINLTPDYYGHGADGGFAEYIAVPSDQFHHVPNPELHDAELAAMGMCSYQTAYHMMTSADIGAGERVLVTGASGGVGTALIQLCRVVGAIPYAVSQPDKADALIALGAEAVIDRGDLPTFVDRVLATTNGQPIDAVMDLVGGEMTNLFIDTMIVDMQHRKRYPRLSIAGASGGNLSEIMWTRIYLYQVQIFGVSHGTREEAEQLIAWIRGGELKPVLHAAFKLSELHEAERYFVNRDSNYLGKIVIVPDSQWESHGAPFALNAS; encoded by the coding sequence ATGGCAGACTCTATTACTAGTTCAACGCCGACGACGATGGCAGCCATGCTGCTAACCGGGCATGGCGGTATCGAAAAGCTTGAGTACCGTCAGGATGTAGCAACCCCTAAACCCCAGGCGGGCCAGGTGTTAGTGCAGGTAACGGCAACGGCAAAAAATAATACCGACCGTAAAGCCCGCGAGGGGCTGTATCCCACCAAGGACAAGGGCGACGTGACTTCGTTTGCCATGGGCGGCGAGGCGACGCTCACCTTCCCGCGCATCCAGGGCGCCGATGTGGCGGGCCGCATCGTGGCGGTGGGCGAGGGCGTTGATACCTCGCGGATCGGTGAGCGCGGGCTGCTGGATTTCAACCTGTATGCCGATGAGCGTCGCGATATCAACCTGACCCCGGACTACTATGGCCACGGGGCTGATGGCGGCTTTGCAGAGTACATCGCCGTGCCTTCGGACCAGTTTCACCATGTGCCCAACCCGGAACTGCACGATGCCGAGCTTGCTGCCATGGGGATGTGCTCCTACCAGACGGCTTACCACATGATGACCTCCGCCGACATCGGAGCCGGAGAGCGCGTGCTGGTCACCGGTGCAAGCGGCGGGGTAGGGACAGCGCTGATCCAGCTTTGCCGGGTGGTGGGCGCGATCCCCTACGCCGTCAGCCAGCCCGATAAAGCCGATGCGCTGATCGCGCTGGGGGCCGAGGCCGTGATCGACCGTGGCGACTTGCCGACCTTTGTCGATCGCGTACTGGCCACCACGAATGGTCAACCCATCGATGCGGTGATGGACCTGGTCGGCGGGGAGATGACCAACCTGTTTATCGACACCATGATTGTCGATATGCAGCACCGCAAACGGTACCCACGGCTTTCCATCGCCGGGGCCAGCGGTGGCAACTTAAGCGAGATCATGTGGACGCGCATCTACCTTTACCAGGTGCAAATCTTCGGGGTTTCCCACGGCACGCGGGAAGAGGCCGAACAGCTCATTGCCTGGATTCGTGGTGGCGAGTTGAAGCCCGTCTTGCACGCGGCCTTCAAGCTGTCCGAGCTCCATGAAGCCGAGCGCTATTTCGTCAATCGAGACAGTAACTATCTAGGCAAGATCGTGATTGTCCCGGATAGCCAGTGGGAGTCCCATGGCGCTCCGTTTGCCCTTAACGCTTCCTAA
- a CDS encoding DUF1289 domain-containing protein: MTSLPDRPLSPCRQICRIKPTQSLCEGCGRSLDEIACWGQMTEADKAPVWERIEAEGYVVSEGNSARGG, from the coding sequence GTGACTTCGCTCCCTGACCGTCCGCTATCCCCCTGTCGTCAGATATGCCGCATAAAGCCGACCCAATCACTTTGTGAAGGTTGCGGGCGTAGCCTGGATGAAATCGCTTGCTGGGGGCAGATGACCGAGGCCGACAAGGCCCCGGTGTGGGAACGTATCGAGGCTGAAGGCTATGTGGTCTCTGAAGGTAATTCAGCGCGTGGCGGGTGA
- a CDS encoding flavin reductase family protein, with protein MHYLLDETPLEAGTLYRLLSGSVCPRPIAWVATQDRQGNANLAPFSFFNVVSVDPPVLGFSPLQNGQGRSKDTVRNLEENPECVVHVGSEALVEALNTTSASLPPGEDEFTLAGLEKAAMPGVSVPRIANAPVAFGCRLRDIIRFGDQPMSGNLVLANVISLHLDDAVWDGRHVNLEVLNPVGRLAGSDYVRTTDRFALQRPS; from the coding sequence ATGCATTATTTGCTCGACGAAACGCCCCTGGAAGCGGGCACCCTGTATCGGCTGCTATCCGGCTCGGTTTGCCCTCGCCCGATTGCCTGGGTAGCGACCCAGGACCGCCAGGGCAACGCCAACCTTGCGCCTTTTTCGTTCTTCAATGTGGTCAGCGTCGACCCGCCCGTGCTGGGTTTTTCGCCGTTACAGAACGGCCAGGGGCGCAGCAAGGATACCGTCCGCAACCTGGAAGAAAATCCCGAATGCGTGGTGCACGTGGGTAGCGAGGCGCTGGTCGAGGCGCTTAATACCACCAGTGCAAGCCTGCCTCCCGGCGAGGATGAGTTTACCCTGGCCGGGCTCGAAAAAGCCGCCATGCCCGGTGTGTCGGTCCCCCGCATCGCCAACGCACCGGTCGCGTTTGGGTGCCGGTTGCGCGACATCATTCGCTTTGGTGACCAGCCCATGTCAGGCAATCTGGTGCTGGCCAATGTGATCTCCCTGCATCTTGATGACGCCGTCTGGGATGGCCGACACGTCAACCTGGAAGTACTCAACCCCGTGGGACGACTGGCGGGAAGCGACTATGTTCGGACCACCGACCGTTTCGCCCTGCAGCGCCCAAGCTAG
- a CDS encoding ABC transporter substrate-binding protein: MRRFWIALLASVVSIPTAHAELKFAIVAPDSGAAASLGQGMKKGIDTYFAEVNASGGVNGETLTLDAFDDRYDPLSAARHTREVVQDEDILAAIGNVGTPTATVTIPVHNEAETLLFGAFTGAGVLRQSPPDRYVINYRASYVQETAAMVDGLIEAGIEPDEIAFFTQNDSFGDAGYNGAKQALEAQGFTGTDNLAHGRFSRGTRNVHQGLATILQAAETPKAVIIVGTYGPAADFIREARQDMPDAVFLNVSFVGSQALLNELGDQAEGVIVTQVVPPLDSDLPAVDAYRQALDEYANDSEPDFVSLEGYLAAKLFVEGVKAAGDSPDREAIVDGLLGLGEIDIGLDEPLHLGPDDHQASDSVWPTIIADGQFELVEWSTLLR; encoded by the coding sequence ATGCGACGATTTTGGATAGCGTTACTGGCGAGTGTGGTGTCGATTCCGACAGCCCACGCGGAACTCAAGTTCGCCATTGTGGCACCTGACAGTGGGGCGGCCGCATCGCTTGGGCAGGGCATGAAAAAAGGCATCGACACCTACTTCGCTGAAGTCAACGCGTCCGGGGGCGTCAATGGTGAAACGCTGACGCTTGATGCTTTCGACGACCGGTACGACCCACTCAGTGCTGCTCGCCATACCCGCGAAGTGGTCCAGGACGAAGATATCCTGGCCGCGATCGGTAATGTGGGCACGCCCACCGCCACCGTCACCATACCGGTTCACAACGAAGCAGAAACGCTGCTGTTCGGCGCTTTCACCGGCGCGGGGGTGCTACGACAATCGCCTCCCGACCGTTACGTCATCAACTACCGTGCAAGCTACGTGCAGGAAACCGCCGCGATGGTGGACGGCCTGATAGAGGCCGGTATCGAACCGGATGAAATCGCCTTTTTTACCCAAAACGACAGTTTTGGCGACGCTGGCTATAACGGCGCAAAACAGGCACTAGAGGCACAGGGCTTTACCGGCACCGATAACCTGGCCCATGGTCGCTTTTCCCGCGGTACCCGCAATGTTCACCAGGGGTTGGCCACCATTCTGCAGGCCGCTGAAACGCCCAAGGCGGTGATTATTGTGGGTACCTATGGCCCTGCCGCCGACTTTATTCGCGAAGCGCGCCAGGACATGCCCGACGCGGTGTTTCTCAATGTGTCCTTCGTCGGCAGTCAGGCGCTGTTGAACGAGTTGGGTGACCAGGCAGAGGGCGTGATTGTGACCCAGGTTGTGCCGCCTCTGGATTCGGATTTGCCGGCGGTCGATGCTTACCGCCAGGCGCTTGATGAGTATGCCAATGACAGTGAACCGGACTTTGTCTCCCTGGAAGGCTACCTGGCGGCCAAGCTGTTTGTGGAAGGGGTAAAGGCGGCAGGTGATTCGCCGGATCGAGAAGCGATTGTTGACGGCCTGCTTGGGCTGGGCGAGATCGATATCGGCCTTGATGAGCCGCTGCATTTGGGGCCTGACGATCACCAGGCCAGCGACAGTGTCTGGCCGACGATTATTGCCGATGGCCAATTTGAATTAGTCGAGTGGTCAACGCTGCTGCGCTAA